From the genome of Luteibacter rhizovicinus DSM 16549:
CACGATCGCATGTCTTATGGCTATACAAGACTGGCTGATTGCCAACGATACGTACGCGAGCGCGCGCACCTGTCGTCGGCTCCTTATATGAGCGCAACTGGGCGCATCCACCCAAGGCGAACAGGACGATCGTGGCGAGCAGAAGTAAGCAACACGCGGCGATTTTATTCATGGCCTGATAGCACCCGCGAACCCATGATCCACTCAACGGCACCGTATGGCGCAAGGTGATCGAGATTCGCCATCATCTTTCGGGCCCCTGCGTCATCTTTCTTGACGTATTTCAGGTAGGCGCCGCGAAAGAAGTAGAATTCCGCAAGCGCATCTTGTCGATCGGCGTTGTTGGGGATCGCCGCGATCCGCTGCGCTACTTCTTCGCTGTTGTCGCTGCCGTTCCACATACTCAAGAGCGAGCTGCGATAGCCGACATCATACGAAGCAAGCGCTGTCGCGTACGACTCGAGCTGGGAGCTGGTCGCCACGGGATCATTCGATCTCGCCTGCACATAACGGTAGTAGAGCGCCTTGTAGGCCTGAAAAGATCGACCTTCCGTCAGGTCTTGCGAGTCTTCTAATGCACGGACCGCATCCTGCCACTGCTCTAGCTGCATATAGGCGAGTGCTGCATCGAAGAATCCCTCTCTATTCAGGGTTCTCATGACAGCGACGTTAAGTCGATTCCTGCCGACCTCATCGTCCTTCGCTTGTGCGAGCAACGGCTTGAGTATCGCCAAGGCGCCGTTCGGGTCATTGCGATTGAGAAGAATGCTGGCTTTGGTGAACGCAAACGGCTTCGGTAACGGCGAGGGAAGCAAGGAAGTTGCGCGATCAATCGCGTCAAGCGCCTCTTTTTGCCTGCCCAGTGAGTCTAGCGCCGCCGCCTGCGTCTTGACGGCCCTCGCCTTTTCGATCGGTGACGTAGCTCCCGATTCCTGTTTACGTGCGGCGCGCAGCGTTTCTTCCCACGAGTCATGGAGATAGTTCGGGGTACTCGCTAATGACGAACCGGCCTGTACCAACGGGCCGGCTTTTTGAATTTTCGATGCGCAGCCACCCAGGAATACGAGCGTGGAGGCGACGGCAATAAGAACGCGATTTGTTGGCATGCAACTCACTTGGTATCCATTCCTTGAAATTTTTCTATGTCACGAAATCAGCTGGGCCAATGATGCCGCCGACCGAAGGAGCACGTGCCTATCCGTGCTTGCGCCACGCAAAAAGTGCGGCATCGTCATCGACGATCCCTGGACGAACAACACACGCTTGTCGGATCGCCGTATCGGCCGTGGCCAGAGATTCTTTAGACCCTGGATAACGACCCCGGCAGGCATGACCACGCATCTCGTGGTATGAAGTGCCGATGCCACATCCCCCCGCGCCCAGCATCCAAGCCGCCCTCGCCGCTCTGGCGGGTCGCGAATGTCGCAGTGCCGCGCGTGCGCTGGCCGATGTGAAGGACCGCCACCGCGGGATCCACGAGGCGCGCAAATCCTTACGACGACTGAAAAGCCTACTTACGCTTGGGGCGGAACCCTTCGCCGCACAGCTGCCTGCCCTTACCGAACGCATCGGTAAGCTCGCCGCGGGCCTCTCCCCCTTGCGCGACGCTCATGTGGCGCTACATACCGCCCAAGTGCTCGCCGGTCCCGGCCCGTCGCCCGAATGGCAGGCAGCCATCCACGCGCTGGCGAACCGCCGGGACGGCCGCCTCGCTGCCGCGCTGACGAAGGACCCACGCTTCCTCAAACGCCGCCATCAGATTCGCGACCTCGGCGACGCCATCGAAGTCCTGCCCTGGAAGGCTGTCACCCGGCGCGCGATCGAACAGGCCATCGCGACCTCCGAGCGACGGGTGGCGAGGGCCGAGAAACGGGTACGCAAGGACGGCTCGGTGGCCAACCTGCACCGGTGGCGCCGACGCGCCCGGCGCCTGCGCATGCAGCTGGAATTCTGGCGCAAGGTGTTGAAGGCAACAGGCAAGTCGGCGCACAAGCGCAGCGCCCACGACAAGGCAGCCGTGCATGGCATGTCGCGGATCTCCGACGCGCTGGGTGCGAAACAGGACCTGAGGGCCCTGCGCGCCACCTTGCGCTCGCTCAAGGCGCCGCTCACGCTGGACCCGCTGCTCGAACGCATCGCCCACGAGCTCAAGGCGCACCGAAAGATCCGCTGACGCGGTCGCGATGCTCTAAGCTCGCTGGATGACCAATCTCTCCCCGGCCGCATCGACGGCCCTGATCGACGTACGCAAGGCCGCCCAGGCCATGAAACAGGCCGCCACGGACACCGCGACGGTGGCCGACGAACTGCGCCGCTACCAGAAGTTCGCCAAGCCCGGCCAACCTTCACCGCATCTGGTGCAGGTTCGCCAGAGCCAGGCGCGCGTGCGCCAGGCCAGCAACCAGGCAAAACAGGCTTTCCTCACCGCCTCGATGCGATTCGTCCGCGAGGCCGCGCTCAAGGTTCCGACGAAACTGTCGCTCGAGGCCTATGTCACGGCATGGCTGGCGGCGAACCCGGAGGCCTGAGGCCTCCGCGCGCGGTCTCGTGGCGTAGCGTCAAGGCTTGTTGCCGCTGAGCGCCTGGAGAATCTCCGGATGAAACTTCCGGATGTCTAGGTCACCGGCCAGTTTTTCCGCGTGCGCGGCGAGGAACTTGCATCCATCCAGCGTGGTGGTACCCGCGTTTTCGCCGACGGCCATATCCGTCAACGCCTGACGAACGCCAGGCTCCGACGAGGCGATCGTCGGCTGCAACCTGGCCATCACGGCCGCTTCCGAGATGCCGTGTGCCTGCAGGACCGACAAGGCCTTGGCATACGGCGCGGCGTGCTCATTGACGAACGTCGTCACGAAAACGCTCACGTCGACCGCCTGCTTGTCACAAACCTGCTTATAACCAAGACGGTTGAACGTGTAGAACGAAACAAACGATTTCGCCGCCTCGAACTGCGGATCGGCAGGCGCCTGGGTTGCCTGCGGCGAAGCGTTCGCAGCGGCGACGGAACTGGCAAAGGCCGCGATGAAGACCGCGGCGATCACGTTGAAACGGGACGGCATGAATCGTTGCTCCTTTCCGGATCGAATCCCGGTATGCCGCCACGGTGACATATTCGTCCCACTACGCCTACCCGAGGGCCGCAAACGGTGGCTTTCGTTGTCATTGGGGACAGTGGGACGAGACAAGACAATTTTCAGGCGCTGACGCGACGCATCAAAGCGTTCCCGCGGGCTTACCCCGCCATGCGAGCAAATGGCGCCATGACGCCGTTGCAGCGCCGCATCATCTGTTAAATCGGCCTTCACGTCGGGCGTCACATTTCGCCAAATGGCAAATAGACAACGTTGTCATCGAGGACTAAATCAACGCCACCAACCCAAGGCAGGAGGCGTTCGATGTTCACGAAGACGACAAAGGTTCGGTCCCATGCGCTGCTCGGCGGCTGCTCCGGCACGCTCGGTGTAGCGATCGCGCTGGCTCTTTCCGCCGCTGTACCGGTGCAGACGGCTCACGCCGCCGGCGCGTGTGCCGCCGCATGGAATGCCGGCTCGGTCTACACGGGCGGCAGCACGGCCAGCGAAAACGGGGTGAATTACCTCGCCAACTGGTGGACCCAGGGCGACGACCCCGCGACGCATAGCGGCGCGAGTGGCTCGGGCCAGCCGTGGACATCGCAGGGTTCCTGTACGGGCGGCACCACGCCACCCCCGGTCGACCCGCCGCCGCCGACCAATCCGCCGCCGGCCGCTGGCGACCTGCTGTTCAGTCCCTACAAGGACATCACGATCAACCTCGACTGGAACACCAACATCATGTCGACGCTGGTCACCGGTACGCGTATTCCGGTCGTCGGCAGTGGCAGCCTCGTCTCGACCCAGGTGCCCAACCTCGGCGCGATCACCCTCGCCTTCGCGACCGGTGAATGCGGCAGCGAGAACTGGGGCGGCCTGCCCGCCGCGTCCTTCGCCAGTGCGAACATCAGCCGTCTGAACAGTGCCGGCATCAACTACGTCGTTTCTACCGGCGGCCAGGCCGGCAGCTTCACCTGCGGCAGCAATGCGGGCATGGCGAAGTTCATTTCGACGTACATGAGCCCACACATGGTCGGCGTCGACTTCGATATCGAAGCGGGCCAGACACCGGCGCAGATCAACTCGCTGATCGCGGGCGCGGTCGCTGCGCAGAGCCAGTATCCGAACCTGCGCTTCTCGTTCACCCTGGCGACGCTCGCTGCGTCGGACGGCAGCTTCGGTGGCGTCAACACCACCGGTGACATGGTGGTCCGCGCCGTGAAGGCCTCCTCGTTGGTCAACTACACGATCAACCTGATGGCCATGGATTATGGCTCCGGAGCGAGCGCGGGTATCTGTGTGGTCAGTAACGGCAGCTGCGACATGGGCCAGTCCGCGATCCAGTCCGTGACCAATCTCCAGCACACCTACGGCATCCCACTGAGCAAGATCGAGATCACGCCGATGATCGGGGTGAACGACGCGTCGAGCGAGATCGTCAGCCTGGCCAACGTCGACAAGATCGCGGCCTACGCGTCGACCAACAAGCTCGCCGGCGTGCATTTCTGGTCGCTCGATCGCGACACGCCGTGTGCGGGCGGCTCGGCTTCGCCGACCTGCAATTCCGTGCCCAGCACCACGCCGCTGCAATACACCAAGCGTTTCCTGAGCGATCTCGGTCGCTGATAGCGATCCGGCCAACCCTCATGGCCAGCGCGTGTGCCCCGGATCCCGTCACGGGACCCGGGGCACATCGTTTGAGGCGCCAGCCGTCCACGTCCGAAGTGTTCGGACAGCGCCGCTACTTCTGTATCCCCACCCCGGACACACGTTTGGGGGCGTAGTGGCCACGTGCCGCCCGCCTTCCCTTCTGTCCGAGGTTCGTTCATGTCACGCATCGTTCTGTTCGAAAGCTATGGCGCTCCCGACGTCCTCCAGTTCCGTGAGGTCGAGGTCGGCGCGCCCGGGCCGCGCGAGGTCCGCATCCAGGTGCGCGCGATCGGCCTGAATCGCGCCGAATCCATGTGGCGCAAAGGCAACTATGTGGAAGAGGTTCGCCTGCCCGCGCGCCTGGGCTACGAAGTCGCCGGCATCGTCGACGCGGTCGGCACCGAGGTCACTCATGTCAGACCCGGTGACGCCGTCACCACGATCCCCTCGTTCTCTCAGAACGATTACGGTCTCTATGGCGAAGTCGTCCTTGCACCCGCGCATGCCGTGGTGGCGATTCCCGCCGGCCTTTCCTTCGAAGAAGCCACGGCCATCTGGAACCCGTACATCACGCCATACGGTGCGTTCGCCGAGCGCCATCCGTTGACCGCGAGCGATGTCGTACTCGTTTCGTCCGCATCGAGCAGCGTCGGCCTCGGCGCGATCGAGATGATCAACATGCTGGGCGCCACACCCATCGCCCTCACCCGCACGAGCGCAAAGCGCGATGCGCTGCTTGCGGCCGGCGCGAAGCACGTGATCGCGACCGAGGAACAGGACCTCGTCGCCGAGGTGAAGCGCCTCACCGACGGCAAGGGCGCGACGTTCGCTTTCGAAGCCGTGGGTGGCTCGCAGTTCCCGACCTTGCTCGCTGCGCTTGCGCATGGCGCGACCGTCTTCGTTTACGGCGCATTGAGTGACGACGTGACCCCGCTGCCCTTGCTCGACATCATTCCGAACGAGCCGGTGATCCGCGGCTACAACCTGTTCGGCACGACGACCGACCCCGAGCGCCAGGCACGCGCCGTGGCCTTCATCAGTGAGGGTCTGGCCAGCGGCAAGCTCAAGCCGCGCATTGCGCAGACCTTCGCCTTCGACGACATCGTCGAGGCGCACCGCACGCTGGAAAAGAACGAGCACATCGGCCGCATCGTCGTCACCGTGTGACCCCGGCTCGCCTGCGCCCTCTGTGAGAGCCGATTCATCGGCGATGCTCTCCCCCCTCCCGGACCGGGCCATCCCCGTCCGGGCAGGCTTCACCCCTAGGCGACTGTTGCAATCTCGATCATAATACGAGCGATTCTCATTTCCATTCGCCTTTGATCGAGGCTTCCCATGCCCAGGACCACCATGCACACCGCCCTCCCGGCTCGTCGCCGTCTGACCCTTTCCATCCGCGCCGCCGTGCTGGGAACCCTCCTGATCGCCGGTGCGGCCCATGCCGCCGACGAGACCGACGACACCCAGCGCAAGCCCCAGGACAACGCGACCACGTTGTCCGGCGTGCAGGTCCGGGCCGATGTCGTAGCGCCTACGGCCGCCTATGCCGGTGGCCAGGTCGCCCAGGGCGGCCGCTTTGGCGTCCTTGGCAACCAGGACATGATGAACGTGCCGTTCGCCATGACCAGCTACACCGACAAGCTCATCCGCGACCAGCAGGCCCACACCCTGGGTGACGTCGTCGCCAACGATCCGGCCGTGCGCACGGGCTTCGGTTACGGCAACTACTCGCAGACCTTCGTGATCCGCGGGTTCCAGCTGTATAGCGACGACATCGGTTTCGACGGCCTCTATGGCCTGCTTCCCCGCCAGCTGCTCGCTCCCGAGCTGGTCAGCCGCGTTGAAGTCTTCAAGGGCGCAAGCGCCTTCCTCAACGGTGTCTCCCCCGGCGGATCCGGCATCGGTGGCAGCATCAACATCGCGCCCAAGCGCGCGACGGTCGACCCGATCACCCGCGTCGGCGTGGATTACGGCAGCGACGGCCAGATCGGTGCAACCGCGGATATCGGGCGCCGCTTCGGCACGAACAACGAGTTCGGCGTGCGGGTCAACGCGGTGTCACGCAACGGCGGTACCGCGATCGACGGCGAGAACCATCGCGTCAACGCCCTCGCCATCGGCTTCGACTACACGGGCGATCGCCTGCGGGTCACGACCGATCTCGGCTATCAGAAGCAGACCATCAATGGCGGTCGCTCGACCGTCTTCGTCGGCAGCGTCGTCCCGAAGGCGCCTTCGGCAAAGACCAACTACGCCCAGTCGTGGTCCGGCTCGCAGCTGGAAGACACCTTCGGCGTCGTCCGCGCGGAATACGACATCACGGACTGGTTGACGGGTTACGTCGCCGCCGGCGCGCACCATGGCAATGAGTTCGGCGACTACGTCAGCCCCACGGTCAGCGATGCGGCGGGTAACGCGACCGAGTCGCGCTTTACCGTGCCTTACGTGGCGAACACCGCCACCGGCGAAGCCGGTTTCAATGCGAAGTTCAACACGGGCGACGTCACGCACCGCGTCACGGTCGGCTTCTCCGCACTCAACACCCGGAAGAAGGTTGCCTATGAGTACTCGGGCACCTTCGCCACGAACATCTACGATCCTATTGACGTGTCGCGCCCCGAGTACATCGGCGATTCCGGCGCGCCCGACATCACCGGACGCACCATCACACGAAGCCTGTCCGTGTCCGACACGCTGGGTTTCATGGACGACAAGCTGCAGGTGACGGCAGGCGTTCGTCGCCAGAAGATGCACGTCATTGGCTACGACTACACCAACCAGGGCGGCGCAAAGAACGCCGAGTACGAGCAGTACACCAACAGCCCGATCTTCGGCGTGAACTACCGCATCAACGAGCAGTTCTCGGTGTACGCGAACCACATCGAAGCGCTCACCCAGGGCGATACCGCACCGATCAAGTTCGGCAACACGGTGCTGACCAATGCCGGCAAGGTGTTTTCGCCGTTCAAGTCGAAGCAGAACGAAGTGGGCGTGAAGTGGGACGCGGGCGCCTTCGGCAGCACCTTCGGCCTGTACCAGATCAAGCAGCCCAGTGGTTATGTCGATACGACCACGAACACCTACGTCATCGCCGGCGAGCAGCGTAACCGTGGTGCCGAGTGGAGCTTCTTCGGGGAACCGACCCAGGGCGTGCGCGTACTCGGCGGTGCCAACTACATCCAGCCGGAGCTGACCAAGACCGACGGTGGCACCAACAACGGCAACGACGCCATCGGCGTGCCGCGCTTCCAGGCCAACCTCGGCGCGGAATGGGACATCCCGAACACGCCGGACATCACGCTCAGCGCCCGCGCCGTTCGTACGGGCAAGCAGTACGTCAACGTGACCAACACGCTGGACATCCCGGCCTGGACGACGTTCGATGTCGGTGCCCGCGCCTCCAGCACGCTGGACGGCGTCCCGGTGACCTTCCGCCTCACCGTGCAGAACATCACCAACAAGGGCTACTGGGCCTCGGCCACGGGTGGCTACCTGACCCAGGGCACGCCGCGGACGTTCCTGGTCTCGGCCTCGTTCGATTTCTGATCGAACGCGTTCGATCGGAGTCACTGTTGTGTGGGAGCCGCTTCAGCGGCGATGGGTGTGGTGGCAAGCACCCTATCGCCGCTGAAGCGGCTCCCACATTTGCTTGACGGTTACCGCGCGGCGTGGATTTCCGCGATGTAACCACCAGGGAACTGCAGCATCGCCGCATGGCGGTCACCTTCGTCGTGTGCCGGCACCAGGACCTGTGCGCCGGATTGCGTGGCACGTGCCAGGGCGGCGGCGAGATCATCCACCTCGTAACCCGTCACCTCGCGACCGTAGGGCCAGACGAGGTGTCCATCGGTGACCAGCACGCTCACCTTGCCGTAACCGGACTCGATCCGGATGCGACGATAGGTACCCGACGTACCACCCAGCTCCGTCAACGAGGCCTTCGCGTCGTCGGACACGACCTTGCCGTGGGCGAAGCGCGTGAAGGCCTGGACGAACTTCGCCGCACTGGCCGCCGGCAGGTAGATACGATTCTCCGGGACATGACGCAGCGGTTCGTAGCTCGGCGTCTTCGTGTGCCAGTAGAGCTGCATATTCACCCCGCCCGGCCAGCTGATCACCGCGTCGCGGCCGATCGGGTCGTCGAAGGCCGTGACCACGGTGGCCGCACCCGCTTGTTCGGCCGCCTTGATCGCGGCATCGAGGTCCGTCACCAGATAGCCCGTACGCTCGAGGCCAAAGGGATACGGCACCGGGGTACGGAAGCCGAAGACGGACACCGCGCCCGATGGGCTCTGCACCACCTGCGTCGAGGTGCTCGACGGCGTCGGCGTCACCGTGGCGATGCCCTGCTTCGTCGACTGTCCTTCGAACGTGGCGGCGAAACTGCGCACGAAGGCATCGACATCCTGAGGTGCCAGGTAGACGTGCGTGGTGTCGTACTGCGGCCCCGCGGAGAAATCCGGCGTGGTAGCGGCAAGCACAGAGGCGGGTGCGGCGGCGACGAGTGCGATGCCGAGAAACAAGGAACGGAGACGCATGGACGTTTTCCTGCAGGGTAAAAGGGATGAAACCCTGCGCGATCAACGCAGGAAGCCGCGCTCCATGGCCAGCGCGATGGCATGCGCACGATTGCTTGCACGGAGTTTGCCCATCGCGTTCGAGAGGTACTCTTTGACGGTCTCGGCGGACAAGCCGAGGCGTGCGGCGATCTGCTTGTTTTCCAGGCCCAGTGCCACGCCACGCAATACGTCGAGTTCGCGTTCGGAGAGGGCCTGGTCGCCGTAGTGTTCGGTGAGGTCCTGCGCGACCTCCGCCGCGATGCGATGCTGTCCGGCATGCACGGCCTGGATGGTCCCGACGAGATCGTCCACCAACGAGGTCTTCAACAAATACCCATTCGCGCCTGCTGCCAGCGCCCGACGCGCGTTGCCGTCGCCACCGTAGGTCGTCAGCACGATGACGCGAGCCGTCGGCGTATGTGCGCGGATGAGGGCGATGACACGCGTGCCTTCCATGTCGGGCAGCTGCAGATCGACAAGAGCCACATCGGGCAGCAGCCGGCGCCAGGCTTCGATGCCTTCATGGCCCGTACCCGCCTGGCCGACCACGTCGAACCCGGGGCTGTCGTCGAGAATCGCTGCGACGCCCGCGCGGAACAGCGGGTGATCGTCGACGATGAGGACGCGGATGGGCTCGGAAGTCATGAGCCGAGCTTACCCGTCGGAACCGCGCTCTGTGTGGGAGCTGTGCTCTGCGTGAGAGCCGTGCTCTGTGTGGGAGCCGCTTCAGCGGCGATGGGTGCTGCGGCAGGCTGGCCCGCTGCCGCGGGATCGCCGATGAATCGGCTCCCACATGGAGCATCGCCGATGAATCGGCTCCTACACTGTGTGCGGAAGGCGTGGGGGGTGACGTTCGTGGCGATCTTGAAGGCGCGGGTGAAATGGGCCTGGTCGTTGAAGCCGCAGCTGATCGCGATCTCGGCGATCGGTCCGTCGGTCGCCCGCAACAAGGTCCGCGCGTGGTCGAGCCGATGGCGGTGGCGCCAGCGGTGCGGACTGACGCCGAAGGTGGCGTTGAAGGCGCGGGTGAAATAGCCACGCGAAAGCCGGCACGCGGCCGCGAGCTCCCTGATCGACAAGGCCGCATCGAGGTTGGCCAGCGCCATCTCGTGGACCACGCGGATTTGCCAGGCAGCAAGCCCACTGGGGACCACATCGGCAGACACGGGCACCGCGTTGGTGTGAATCTGCAGGGCCAGCACGATGTAGCGCGCGCACGCGTCGCGATCCGGTGTATCGGTCGCGTCGATCTGCTGCAGTGCCTTGCGCAGCAGGCCCCGAACGCGCTCGGCGGTGGGATGCGCGACCCGGCGCGTGAGGACCGGCGCCGGTATCTGGGCGAAGTTCATGGCGGGGCTCGCAACGGGAGACGACCCGGATGCTAGACAGCGCCATGAAGGCGGTGACCCCCTGTTTGGGGGGTCTCAGTGCGTCGCCGGCACGCGATGCAGCAAACGCGAGACCAGCGCGATCGCGGCGAGGCCGCCACCAAGGACGCAAACGCCTGTCCAGCCGGCATGTCGCCACACTTCGGCAGCCGCGAACGAGCCGGTCGCGCCACCGAGGAACATCGTGGTCATGAACAGGGTATTGAGCCGACTCTTGAACTCGGGGTGCAGACCGTAGACCACATGCTGGTGGGAAACGAGTGCGATCTGCACGCCGAAGTCGAGCAGGATGACGCCGACGATCAACCCGACCAGCGTCGGCCACAGCGCAAAGACCACCCAGGCCAGTACCGTTGCCAGCGCGCCGGCCGCGATCACCCGCCACGGCCCTCGGCGATCGGCGACGCGCCCGGCCAGCGGTGCCATCGCCACGCCGACGGCACCGACTACGCCGAAGAGACCTGCCGAGGCGGCACCGAGATTCAGCGGCGGCTGCTCCAGACGCAGGGCCAGCACGGTCCAGAAGGCGGAGAAGGACGCGAAGATCACCGCCTGGGTCAGCGCGGCCCGGCGCAGCAAGGGCTCGCGACGCCACAGGGCAACCAGCGACGACATCAGTTCCCCGTAGCTCACCCGGCGCGTCGGATGGTGCTCGGGGAGGCGCACGCGCATGAGCACGGCCCCCATCAACGCGATGGGTACGCCCAGCCAGAACATCGCGCGCCACCCGGCGGCACTGGCGACGAAGCCTGCCACCGTACGGCTGAGCAGGATGCCGGTGAGCAGGCCGCTCATGACCGTGCCGACAGCGGCGCCGCGTTTGGACGGTTCGGCGAGGATGGCCGCGAACGGCACGATCTGCTGTGCGGCGGTGGCCATCGCGCCGACCAGCACCGAGGCGATCGCCAGCGTGGCCAGGCCGGGCGCGAGTGCGGCCGCCGCCATGGCGACGGCCAGCACGACGAATTGCACGACGATGAGCCTCCGCCGTTCCAGCGCGTCGCCCAGGGGAACGAGAAACAGCAGGCCGGCGGCATAGCCCAGCTGGGTAAGCGTCGGGATCCAGCGTTCCACGGCGCCATCGTGCAAATCGCGCGACATGATCCCGAGCATCGGCTGGTTGTAGTAGATGTTTGCGACGGCCAGGCCGGTCGCGAGGGCCATGGCGTAGAGCGTGCCGCGAGTCAGGACTCGCAGCGGGGTGGGATTATCCATTGTGTCGCGGCTCCGGGGTTTTGCGGACTGTGCCGCACGGAGCGACCTGGGGCTTGAAGGATACGCACGTCTGGCTTTCTCGGCGACGTGGATCGCCGATGAATCGGCTCCTACAGGAGCGGCGCGGCGTCGTTCGTGGTGGGCCGGGCTATTTGTCGGCGACGGTCCAGACGAGGGGGAGGTGCAGGTCGTCACAGCCCTTCTTGCAGACGAAGGTGCCGTGCTCGCCGGCCAGGTTCAGACGCCGGCCGCCGCTCAGGGTCAGGTCCAGCGTGCCGTCCCAACCGCTGGGCGCATGCGAGAGGTCTTTCTTGTCCAGCGTAAAAGGCTGCGAATACGCCTTGGGCCCCCAGTGCCAGCTCACTGTCCCCCGCTGGCCTTCCAGGACGATGTCGGCGCCATCGGCGGACTTGCCCGAGAGATGGAAGTCGTCGCCCATGCAGCCGGCGAGGAAAATGACGATGGAGCATACGAGCGGCAGGAGACGAAGCTTCACGGGCATTCCTTGTGCAAGGTCGCAGGATCATCGGCCTGCCGCCTGCAAAGTTAAGTGAGTCTGCCGAATCGGCGCGACGATCGGTCGCGCCCGCCGTGGCCGATTTGAACAATCCAGCGGCTCCGCAACTTGTGACACTAGAGGCCGGCTCCCACGCACGGACTCCCGAGTGAACGTATCCGACACGGCGCTTCTCCTTGCCCGGTGGCAGTTCGCCTTCACCGTGTCCTTTCACATCATCTTCCCGGCGATCAGCATCGGGCTGGCCAGCTTCCTCGCCGTGCTGGAGGGCCTGTGGCTGAAGACCGGCAAGGTCGTCTACAAGGAACTGTTCTTCTTCTGGTCGAAGATCTTCGCCGTGGGCTTCGGCATGGGTGTCGTATCGGGCGTGGTGATGAGCTACGAGTTCGGCACGAACTGGTCGGGTTTCTCCGCATTCGCCGGCTCGGTCACCGGCCCCCTGCTCGCCTTCGAGGTGATGACGGCGTTCTTCCTCGAAGCCGGCTTCCTCGGCATCATGCTGTTCGGCTGGACGCGT
Proteins encoded in this window:
- a CDS encoding CHAD domain-containing protein; its protein translation is MPHPPAPSIQAALAALAGRECRSAARALADVKDRHRGIHEARKSLRRLKSLLTLGAEPFAAQLPALTERIGKLAAGLSPLRDAHVALHTAQVLAGPGPSPEWQAAIHALANRRDGRLAAALTKDPRFLKRRHQIRDLGDAIEVLPWKAVTRRAIEQAIATSERRVARAEKRVRKDGSVANLHRWRRRARRLRMQLEFWRKVLKATGKSAHKRSAHDKAAVHGMSRISDALGAKQDLRALRATLRSLKAPLTLDPLLERIAHELKAHRKIR
- a CDS encoding carbohydrate-binding protein — protein: MFTKTTKVRSHALLGGCSGTLGVAIALALSAAVPVQTAHAAGACAAAWNAGSVYTGGSTASENGVNYLANWWTQGDDPATHSGASGSGQPWTSQGSCTGGTTPPPVDPPPPTNPPPAAGDLLFSPYKDITINLDWNTNIMSTLVTGTRIPVVGSGSLVSTQVPNLGAITLAFATGECGSENWGGLPAASFASANISRLNSAGINYVVSTGGQAGSFTCGSNAGMAKFISTYMSPHMVGVDFDIEAGQTPAQINSLIAGAVAAQSQYPNLRFSFTLATLAASDGSFGGVNTTGDMVVRAVKASSLVNYTINLMAMDYGSGASAGICVVSNGSCDMGQSAIQSVTNLQHTYGIPLSKIEITPMIGVNDASSEIVSLANVDKIAAYASTNKLAGVHFWSLDRDTPCAGGSASPTCNSVPSTTPLQYTKRFLSDLGR
- a CDS encoding zinc-dependent alcohol dehydrogenase family protein encodes the protein MSRIVLFESYGAPDVLQFREVEVGAPGPREVRIQVRAIGLNRAESMWRKGNYVEEVRLPARLGYEVAGIVDAVGTEVTHVRPGDAVTTIPSFSQNDYGLYGEVVLAPAHAVVAIPAGLSFEEATAIWNPYITPYGAFAERHPLTASDVVLVSSASSSVGLGAIEMINMLGATPIALTRTSAKRDALLAAGAKHVIATEEQDLVAEVKRLTDGKGATFAFEAVGGSQFPTLLAALAHGATVFVYGALSDDVTPLPLLDIIPNEPVIRGYNLFGTTTDPERQARAVAFISEGLASGKLKPRIAQTFAFDDIVEAHRTLEKNEHIGRIVVTV
- a CDS encoding TonB-dependent receptor; the protein is MPRTTMHTALPARRRLTLSIRAAVLGTLLIAGAAHAADETDDTQRKPQDNATTLSGVQVRADVVAPTAAYAGGQVAQGGRFGVLGNQDMMNVPFAMTSYTDKLIRDQQAHTLGDVVANDPAVRTGFGYGNYSQTFVIRGFQLYSDDIGFDGLYGLLPRQLLAPELVSRVEVFKGASAFLNGVSPGGSGIGGSINIAPKRATVDPITRVGVDYGSDGQIGATADIGRRFGTNNEFGVRVNAVSRNGGTAIDGENHRVNALAIGFDYTGDRLRVTTDLGYQKQTINGGRSTVFVGSVVPKAPSAKTNYAQSWSGSQLEDTFGVVRAEYDITDWLTGYVAAGAHHGNEFGDYVSPTVSDAAGNATESRFTVPYVANTATGEAGFNAKFNTGDVTHRVTVGFSALNTRKKVAYEYSGTFATNIYDPIDVSRPEYIGDSGAPDITGRTITRSLSVSDTLGFMDDKLQVTAGVRRQKMHVIGYDYTNQGGAKNAEYEQYTNSPIFGVNYRINEQFSVYANHIEALTQGDTAPIKFGNTVLTNAGKVFSPFKSKQNEVGVKWDAGAFGSTFGLYQIKQPSGYVDTTTNTYVIAGEQRNRGAEWSFFGEPTQGVRVLGGANYIQPELTKTDGGTNNGNDAIGVPRFQANLGAEWDIPNTPDITLSARAVRTGKQYVNVTNTLDIPAWTTFDVGARASSTLDGVPVTFRLTVQNITNKGYWASATGGYLTQGTPRTFLVSASFDF
- a CDS encoding glyoxalase, translating into MRLRSLFLGIALVAAAPASVLAATTPDFSAGPQYDTTHVYLAPQDVDAFVRSFAATFEGQSTKQGIATVTPTPSSTSTQVVQSPSGAVSVFGFRTPVPYPFGLERTGYLVTDLDAAIKAAEQAGAATVVTAFDDPIGRDAVISWPGGVNMQLYWHTKTPSYEPLRHVPENRIYLPAASAAKFVQAFTRFAHGKVVSDDAKASLTELGGTSGTYRRIRIESGYGKVSVLVTDGHLVWPYGREVTGYEVDDLAAALARATQSGAQVLVPAHDEGDRHAAMLQFPGGYIAEIHAAR
- a CDS encoding response regulator transcription factor — protein: MTSEPIRVLIVDDHPLFRAGVAAILDDSPGFDVVGQAGTGHEGIEAWRRLLPDVALVDLQLPDMEGTRVIALIRAHTPTARVIVLTTYGGDGNARRALAAGANGYLLKTSLVDDLVGTIQAVHAGQHRIAAEVAQDLTEHYGDQALSERELDVLRGVALGLENKQIAARLGLSAETVKEYLSNAMGKLRASNRAHAIALAMERGFLR
- a CDS encoding helix-turn-helix domain-containing protein; amino-acid sequence: MNFAQIPAPVLTRRVAHPTAERVRGLLRKALQQIDATDTPDRDACARYIVLALQIHTNAVPVSADVVPSGLAAWQIRVVHEMALANLDAALSIRELAAACRLSRGYFTRAFNATFGVSPHRWRHRHRLDHARTLLRATDGPIAEIAISCGFNDQAHFTRAFKIATNVTPHAFRTQCRSRFIGDAPCGSRFIGDPAAAGQPAAAPIAAEAAPTQSTALTQSTAPTQSAVPTGKLGS